Proteins encoded by one window of Sphaerodactylus townsendi isolate TG3544 linkage group LG02, MPM_Stown_v2.3, whole genome shotgun sequence:
- the DEGS2 gene encoding sphingolipid delta(4)-desaturase/C4-monooxygenase DES2: MGSQVTRDDFEWVYTDQPHTQRRKEILAKYPSIKSLMVPDPNFKWIVSGMVLTQLLACYLVKDLPWKWIFFWAYVFGGCINHSMTLAIHDISHNVPFGNKWPKWNRWFAVFANLPIGVPYSASFKKYHIDHHRYLGGHILDTDIPTDFEGWFFCTPFRKLIWVILQPIFYAFRPVCTYPRAVTPMEIYNALVQFLADFIIYQLWGLKPLVYLVAGTILCTGLHPISGHFIAEHYMFLKGYETYSYYGSLNWFTFNVGYHMEHHDFPSIPGHKLPMVKKIAAEYYDALPQHQSWVRVLWDFIFDKTIGPYARVKRIYKPAKSLERHDGKVSFKHFDVPPAS, translated from the exons ATGGGCAGCCAGGTCACCCGCGACGACTTCGAGTGGGTCTACACGGACCAGCCCCACACGCAGCGCCGGAAAGAGATCCTAG CAAAGTATCCATCCATCAAGTCTCTGATGGTACCAGATCCCAATTTCAAATGGATTGTGAGTGGAATGGTACTCACACAACTCCTAGCTTGTTACCTTGTGAAAGATTTGCCCTGGAAATGGATTTTCTTCTGGGCATACGTTTTCGGGGGCTGCATTAACCACTCCATGACACTGGCAATTCACGACATCTCACACAATGTCCCCTTTGGCAATAAGTGGCCAAAATGGAACCGATGGTTTGCAGTCTTTGCCAACTTGCCCATTGGAGTTCCCTACTCGGCTTCCTTCAAGAAGTACCACATCGACCACCATCGATACCTTGGAGGGCACATTCTGGACACAGACATTCCCACTGACTTTGAGGGCTGGTTTTTTTGTACCCCGTTTCGAAAACTCATCTGGGTCATCCTGCAGCCCATTTTTTATGCCTTCCGACCTGTTTGCACATACCCAAGGGCCGTGACTCCAATGGAAATATATAACGCTTTGGTGCAGTTTTTGGCCGACTTCATCATCTACCAGCTATGGGGTTTGAAGCCTCTGGTTTATTTGGTCGCAGGGACGATACTCTGTACAGGCCTGCATCCGATATCTGGACACTTCATCGCGGAGCATTACATGTTCCTGAAAGGGTATGAAACATATTCATACTACGGATCTCTCAACTGGTTCACCTTTAATGTCGGCTATCATATGGAACACCATGATTTCCCAAGCATTCCAGGGCACAAATTGCCAATG GTAAAGAAGATAGCTGCAGAATATTATGACGCGCTGCCTCAGCATCAGTCGTGGGTTCGAGTTCTGTGGGACTTCATTTTTGATAAGACCATTGGCCCTTACGCAAGGGTTAAGAGAATATACAAGCCAGCAAAGAGTCTTGAAAGACACGATGGCAAAGTTTCGTTTAAACATTTCGATGTGCCCCCAGCCTCTTAA